In Bacillus sp. SB49, a single window of DNA contains:
- a CDS encoding heavy metal translocating P-type ATPase: protein MKDMNVGITGMTCSACSTRIEKVLNRMEGVEANVNLAMETATIHYDDKHVQPSDITAKIEKLGYGVQKEQVELDIHGMTCSACSTRIQKVLSKMDGVEQATINLATEAGFVEYEPDRVSIDDIIAKVKKLGYEAVIKQERETEKEQKEARIKQQKIKLFVSALLSLPLLYTMIAHLPWDIGLPVPGILMNPWFQFVLATPVQFYIGARFYSGAYRALRNKSANMDVLVALGTSAAYFYSVVEAFRWQAAPDRMPELYFETSAVLITLILVGKLMESLAKGRTTAALTNLLNLQAKEATVIREGMEEKVPVDQVTVGDTLLVKPGEKIPVDGRVLKGTSAVDESMITGESLPVEKQEGDAVIGSTINKNGTIRMEAERIGKDTALAGIVRIVEEAQGSKAPIQRTADAISGIFVPIVVGIALLTFLLWFFLSGDIAPALEAAIAVLVIACPCALGLATPTSIMVGTGKGAEQGILFKGGEYLEGTQGLTTVLLDKTGTVTKGKPEVTDVITLQGEEADWLPDLIAAEKASEHPLADAIVTYGQKRGVIEREAESFEAVPGFGIKAVVEGRQILVGTRKWMERNQLSYEPYDEAFSRLEQEGKTVMYLAADQQIKAYIAVADTIKETSKEAVSELKALGIHVYMVTGDNRRTAEAIAAEVGIRNVLAEVLPEEKAAKVKELQKQGEKVAMVGDGINDAPSLATADIGIAIGTGSDVAIETADVTLVGGDLEHLVKAIRLSRKTMKNIRQNLFWALAYNTAGIPVAALGLLAPWVAGAAMALSSVSVVSNSLRLKRMKL from the coding sequence ATGAAGGATATGAACGTAGGTATCACCGGGATGACGTGTTCCGCGTGCTCGACCCGGATCGAGAAGGTCCTGAACCGTATGGAAGGTGTCGAAGCGAATGTCAACCTTGCGATGGAAACGGCTACGATTCACTACGATGACAAACACGTCCAGCCATCCGATATAACCGCAAAAATTGAAAAGCTCGGATACGGTGTCCAGAAAGAACAGGTGGAACTCGACATTCACGGAATGACCTGTTCGGCTTGCTCGACGAGGATCCAGAAAGTGTTGAGTAAGATGGACGGAGTGGAACAGGCGACCATCAACCTGGCAACGGAAGCCGGATTCGTCGAATACGAACCGGATCGTGTATCCATAGATGACATCATTGCCAAAGTGAAGAAGCTCGGGTATGAGGCGGTTATCAAACAGGAACGTGAAACCGAGAAGGAACAAAAAGAAGCGAGAATCAAGCAGCAGAAGATAAAGTTGTTCGTGTCTGCCTTGCTTTCCCTGCCTCTTTTATACACGATGATCGCTCATCTCCCGTGGGATATCGGCCTCCCGGTTCCGGGTATCCTGATGAATCCGTGGTTCCAGTTCGTCCTTGCGACGCCTGTGCAGTTCTATATCGGTGCCCGGTTCTACTCCGGAGCTTATCGGGCGCTCAGGAATAAGAGTGCGAACATGGATGTACTGGTCGCACTCGGTACTTCCGCCGCCTATTTCTACAGCGTCGTCGAAGCGTTCCGCTGGCAGGCAGCCCCGGATCGGATGCCGGAGCTTTATTTTGAGACGAGTGCCGTCCTCATCACGCTGATTCTTGTCGGGAAGCTGATGGAATCGTTGGCGAAGGGACGGACGACAGCCGCGCTCACGAACCTGCTGAATCTGCAGGCGAAGGAAGCGACCGTTATCCGAGAAGGAATGGAAGAAAAGGTGCCGGTCGACCAAGTAACGGTCGGGGACACGCTGCTTGTGAAACCCGGGGAGAAAATTCCCGTCGACGGCCGCGTGCTTAAAGGTACCTCCGCAGTCGATGAGTCCATGATAACCGGTGAGTCTCTTCCAGTGGAAAAGCAGGAAGGAGACGCAGTCATTGGATCGACCATCAACAAGAATGGAACCATTCGGATGGAAGCGGAACGGATAGGGAAAGATACCGCCCTTGCCGGCATTGTTCGGATCGTCGAAGAGGCGCAGGGATCGAAAGCTCCGATCCAAAGGACTGCGGACGCCATTTCCGGCATTTTCGTTCCGATTGTCGTCGGAATCGCTCTTCTTACGTTCCTGCTCTGGTTTTTCCTGAGCGGTGACATCGCACCTGCGCTGGAAGCAGCCATCGCTGTTCTTGTCATTGCCTGTCCGTGTGCCTTGGGACTGGCGACACCGACATCGATCATGGTCGGAACCGGAAAGGGAGCAGAACAGGGGATTCTTTTCAAAGGCGGGGAATATTTGGAAGGCACCCAGGGGCTTACAACGGTGCTTTTGGACAAAACAGGTACCGTGACGAAAGGGAAACCCGAGGTAACGGACGTCATCACTCTCCAAGGAGAAGAAGCCGATTGGCTGCCTGACTTGATCGCAGCTGAGAAGGCATCTGAGCACCCGCTCGCTGATGCCATCGTCACGTACGGTCAGAAGCGCGGCGTGATAGAAAGAGAAGCGGAATCCTTTGAGGCTGTCCCTGGCTTTGGGATTAAGGCAGTCGTCGAAGGCAGGCAGATCCTTGTCGGTACGAGAAAATGGATGGAACGGAATCAGCTGTCATATGAACCTTACGACGAGGCATTTTCTCGTTTGGAACAGGAAGGAAAAACAGTTATGTATCTGGCTGCCGATCAGCAAATCAAAGCCTATATTGCTGTTGCAGATACGATCAAGGAGACGTCCAAAGAAGCCGTTTCTGAATTGAAGGCGCTCGGGATTCATGTGTACATGGTGACAGGGGATAACAGACGAACGGCAGAAGCTATTGCTGCCGAAGTAGGCATCAGGAATGTGCTGGCAGAAGTGCTGCCGGAAGAGAAGGCAGCGAAGGTGAAGGAATTGCAGAAGCAGGGCGAGAAAGTCGCCATGGTCGGTGACGGCATCAATGATGCGCCTTCTCTTGCCACCGCCGATATCGGCATCGCCATTGGCACAGGCAGTGATGTGGCGATAGAAACAGCAGATGTTACGCTGGTCGGAGGCGACCTGGAACACTTGGTGAAAGCGATCCGCCTCAGCCGGAAAACTATGAAGAACATCCGGCAGAATCTA
- a CDS encoding metal-sensing transcriptional repressor has translation MCEEHSLPENSGKKPAKPRTVQEKDTVVNRLKRIEGQVRGIQKMVEEDRYCVDILIQISAIDKALKKVGHSLLERHTHHCVAGAIKNGNGDEAIDELMKVIQQFSK, from the coding sequence ATGTGCGAAGAACATAGTTTACCGGAGAACAGCGGCAAAAAGCCGGCGAAACCAAGAACAGTACAAGAGAAAGATACGGTCGTGAACCGCTTGAAACGTATAGAAGGTCAGGTGAGAGGGATTCAGAAAATGGTCGAAGAGGACCGTTACTGTGTCGACATCCTTATTCAGATTTCAGCGATAGATAAGGCGTTGAAGAAAGTCGGCCATTCCCTGCTGGAGCGCCATACCCATCATTGTGTGGCGGGTGCGATTAAAAATGGAAACGGTGACGAGGCCATTGATGAATTGATGAAAGTCATCCAACAGTTCTCCAAATAG
- a CDS encoding DUF4396 domain-containing protein, with amino-acid sequence MLVTVSWIALSIGLLSSLIILIDIIKHPQMMGVMNVVWPINGWFFGPFALWTYFKWGRLKAKNIEKEDDRGKSAKVFVSTSHCSAGCTLGDAVGVPIVALTGLTIAGTTLFAHYTIEFILAYIFGILFQFYAIYPMHKKKGAGHAIKSAIKADSLSLIAFEIGMFGWMAIVHFVLFTQPPHPDQITYWFMMQIAMILGFLTSYPANWLLVKKGIKEAM; translated from the coding sequence ATGTTAGTCACGGTATCATGGATTGCTCTCAGTATTGGTTTGTTATCTTCCCTCATCATTCTTATCGACATCATCAAACATCCGCAGATGATGGGAGTGATGAATGTTGTCTGGCCGATCAACGGTTGGTTCTTCGGTCCTTTTGCCTTATGGACCTACTTCAAATGGGGCCGCTTGAAGGCAAAGAATATAGAAAAAGAGGATGACCGGGGCAAATCGGCCAAAGTGTTCGTTTCGACGAGCCACTGTTCGGCCGGATGCACGCTCGGCGATGCAGTCGGCGTACCGATCGTTGCGCTGACCGGATTGACTATCGCAGGGACGACCCTGTTTGCGCATTATACGATCGAGTTCATCCTTGCTTATATTTTCGGAATCCTGTTCCAGTTTTATGCGATTTACCCGATGCACAAGAAAAAAGGTGCCGGACATGCAATCAAATCTGCTATCAAAGCGGATTCGCTCTCCTTGATCGCTTTTGAAATCGGCATGTTCGGCTGGATGGCGATTGTCCATTTTGTCTTATTCACACAGCCGCCGCACCCGGATCAAATCACCTATTGGTTCATGATGCAAATCGCTATGATCCTCGGTTTCCTGACGAGCTATCCGGCCAACTGGCTGCTGGTAAAAAAAGGAATCAAGGAAGCGATGTGA